A window of the Herpetosiphon gulosus genome harbors these coding sequences:
- a CDS encoding RNA 2'-phosphotransferase encodes MDERRLIRVSKYLSKHLRHQPERLGLTLEPGGWVGVEQLLAACAANNFAISQAELLEVVKQNNKQRFGFDPTGQKIRAHQGHSVAVDLGLVAQQPPTILYHGTAKHNLATILSDGLRPMQRQHVHLSRDRVTALQVGARHGQAVILIVQADELYRAGQAFFCSDNGVWLTTAIAPAYLTLES; translated from the coding sequence ATGGATGAACGTCGATTAATTCGGGTTAGTAAATATCTGAGCAAACATCTACGCCATCAACCAGAGCGCTTGGGATTAACGCTTGAACCAGGTGGTTGGGTTGGGGTTGAGCAACTTTTAGCGGCCTGTGCGGCCAATAATTTTGCAATTAGCCAAGCCGAGTTACTGGAAGTTGTTAAACAGAACAACAAACAGCGTTTCGGCTTCGATCCAACTGGCCAAAAAATTCGCGCCCACCAAGGCCACAGCGTGGCGGTCGATTTAGGCCTCGTGGCCCAGCAACCGCCAACCATCCTGTATCACGGTACAGCCAAACACAACTTAGCAACAATTTTGAGTGATGGACTACGGCCTATGCAACGCCAACATGTCCATCTCTCGCGTGATCGGGTGACGGCGCTACAAGTAGGGGCACGTCACGGCCAAGCAGTGATTTTAATCGTCCAAGCTGACGAACTATATCGGGCTGGACAAGCTTTCTTTTGCAGCGACAACGGCGTTTGGCTGACCACCGCCATCGCTCCTGCCTATCTGACGCTTGAAAGCTAA
- a CDS encoding CvpA family protein, whose translation MPFVDILLLLFVVIGLFYGFFQGMLKVGVAIFVFYLTIVLSSLYYRPLALMISKNSTTPFQVLEMLSFLILLFVLFFILLWVASYTFRYLKVGGQLQYIDKVIGTFLGLILGAMIASIFAMMLRYLFTTNAAAVLDYPAMKFLQASTRASVLKDVFLNIILPLIYGPISPIMPDSADTLFRSIQR comes from the coding sequence ATGCCATTTGTAGACATTCTGTTGCTGCTTTTCGTTGTGATTGGGCTATTCTATGGCTTTTTTCAAGGCATGTTAAAAGTTGGTGTTGCCATTTTCGTTTTTTACCTAACGATTGTGCTTTCATCACTATATTATCGGCCATTAGCCTTGATGATCAGCAAAAATTCGACAACACCATTCCAAGTTTTGGAAATGTTATCGTTTTTGATTTTGTTGTTCGTACTATTTTTTATTTTGCTGTGGGTGGCCAGCTATACCTTTCGCTATCTCAAAGTTGGCGGTCAACTCCAATATATCGATAAGGTAATTGGAACCTTCCTTGGGTTAATTCTCGGGGCAATGATCGCCAGTATTTTTGCAATGATGTTACGGTATTTATTTACAACAAATGCAGCAGCAGTGCTCGATTATCCAGCGATGAAGTTTCTACAAGCTAGCACACGGGCATCAGTATTAAAAGATGTATTTTTAAATATTATCTTGCCGCTGATTTACGGGCCAATTAGTCCAATTATGCCCGATAGTGCTGATACATTATTCCGTAGTATTCAACGGTAA
- a CDS encoding endonuclease MutS2, whose protein sequence is MISEVVLQTLEFDKVRDQLARHAAFSASRELVAQLHPSTDGQWILQAQIRTSAARALIESFADVSIGGARDVRPAVEHARRGGILEASRVQEIASTLSAMRRLRGQVLRNHPDFVPLHPLADQLPNLATLEHEIERTIGPDGEVLDSASAELGRLRSAIRVAFNRLQERLQAIINSSQYADVLQEPIITVRDGRYVVPVKAPQRRALRGIVHDQSSSGATLYIEPLATVELNNQWRELQLAEREEIQRILAALSGKIANEGMAIIVGVEATAELDLAFAKAKYSISLRANQPAINTPAPVDDLHPESTLSLLKARHPLLNQDLVVPTDVWLGGPTQMIIITGPNTGGKTVALKTVGLMALMAQAGLHIPAHQGSRLPIFGKIFADIGDEQSIEQSLSTFSSHMTNIIQILDRVTPDSLVLFDELGAGTDPVEGAALARAIIERLLNVGCLAMATSHYAELKAFAYSTDGVENASVEFDVETLSPTYRLSIGLPGRSNALAIAERLGLKRDLIERARATISRDNVQVEDLLAAIHRERTTAESEAARAMELREDAELVRDRLSRELYEFEQDREQQLASYQRQLDDELRDVRAELRRLRDEFRSVSVSRQWMEQAEQRLSRVAERVPQTPTPPKAKVPVVPKVALAPLPRTIQVGDQVFVSSVKLSGVVLDLDEEANEAEVQLGGFRLRVDLRELRLEKAGTTPTQATQKYVPVQRMINTPPPPNVSMQLDMRGWRASDVESQLDHYLNDAYLANLSEVRLVHGKGTGALRQVVRTLLKRHPLVESYNSGSQGDGGDGVTIAKMVAR, encoded by the coding sequence ATGATATCAGAAGTTGTACTCCAAACCCTTGAGTTCGATAAAGTTCGTGATCAGCTTGCACGTCATGCTGCGTTTAGCGCAAGCCGTGAGTTGGTTGCGCAACTCCATCCATCAACCGATGGGCAGTGGATTCTGCAGGCGCAAATTCGTACCAGTGCCGCTCGTGCTTTAATTGAATCGTTTGCCGATGTCTCAATTGGCGGTGCTCGTGATGTTCGCCCTGCGGTGGAACATGCTCGTCGTGGTGGGATTCTTGAGGCGAGTCGGGTACAAGAAATTGCCTCTACCCTCAGTGCAATGCGGCGGTTGCGCGGCCAAGTCTTGCGCAATCATCCCGATTTTGTGCCATTACACCCTTTGGCTGATCAACTGCCAAATTTGGCCACGCTGGAACATGAAATTGAACGCACAATCGGCCCTGATGGCGAGGTTTTAGATAGTGCTTCGGCTGAATTGGGCCGCTTGCGTAGCGCCATTCGGGTGGCGTTTAATCGGTTGCAAGAGCGTTTGCAAGCAATTATCAATTCGTCGCAATATGCTGATGTGCTGCAAGAGCCAATTATCACGGTGCGCGATGGCCGCTATGTCGTGCCAGTCAAAGCGCCGCAACGCCGTGCCTTACGCGGGATTGTCCACGATCAATCATCGTCGGGCGCGACCCTGTATATCGAGCCATTGGCCACGGTTGAGTTAAATAATCAGTGGCGTGAGCTGCAATTGGCTGAACGCGAAGAAATTCAGCGCATTTTGGCGGCACTTTCGGGCAAAATTGCCAATGAAGGTATGGCGATTATTGTTGGGGTTGAGGCTACCGCTGAATTAGATTTAGCCTTTGCCAAAGCCAAATATAGCATTAGCCTGCGGGCTAACCAACCTGCGATCAATACTCCAGCTCCCGTCGATGATCTGCACCCCGAATCAACCCTGTCGTTGCTCAAAGCCCGCCATCCCTTGCTCAACCAAGATCTGGTTGTGCCAACCGATGTCTGGCTGGGCGGCCCAACTCAGATGATTATTATCACTGGCCCGAATACTGGTGGTAAAACGGTGGCGCTCAAAACCGTCGGTTTGATGGCATTAATGGCCCAAGCGGGTTTGCATATTCCGGCCCATCAAGGCTCACGTCTCCCCATTTTTGGTAAAATTTTTGCTGATATCGGCGATGAACAAAGCATCGAACAAAGCCTCTCGACCTTCTCCTCCCACATGACTAACATCATCCAAATCTTGGATCGGGTAACCCCCGATTCGTTGGTGTTGTTTGATGAATTGGGTGCTGGCACTGATCCGGTCGAGGGTGCTGCTTTGGCCCGCGCGATTATCGAACGCTTGTTGAATGTGGGATGTTTGGCGATGGCAACCAGCCACTATGCTGAACTCAAGGCCTTTGCCTATAGCACTGATGGGGTTGAAAATGCCTCAGTTGAGTTTGATGTTGAAACCTTATCACCAACCTATCGACTTTCAATCGGCTTGCCAGGCCGCTCGAATGCTTTAGCAATTGCTGAACGCTTGGGGCTTAAACGCGATTTGATCGAACGCGCTCGGGCGACGATTAGCCGCGATAATGTCCAAGTTGAAGATTTGCTGGCCGCGATTCATCGCGAACGCACAACCGCCGAGAGTGAAGCCGCCCGCGCGATGGAATTGCGCGAAGATGCCGAGCTGGTGCGTGATCGCTTGAGCCGTGAATTGTATGAGTTTGAGCAGGATCGCGAACAGCAATTAGCCAGCTATCAACGCCAACTTGATGATGAATTGCGCGACGTGCGGGCTGAATTGCGCCGCTTACGCGATGAATTTCGCTCAGTTTCGGTTAGCCGCCAATGGATGGAACAAGCCGAACAACGCCTTAGCCGAGTTGCCGAACGGGTTCCCCAAACTCCAACTCCCCCCAAAGCCAAAGTTCCAGTTGTTCCCAAAGTTGCGCTTGCTCCATTGCCTCGCACAATTCAAGTTGGCGATCAGGTGTTTGTGAGCAGCGTTAAGCTTTCGGGCGTGGTGCTCGATTTGGATGAAGAGGCCAACGAGGCCGAAGTTCAATTGGGTGGCTTCCGTTTGCGGGTCGATTTACGCGAGTTGCGGCTCGAAAAAGCTGGGACTACCCCAACGCAGGCGACCCAAAAATATGTGCCTGTTCAGCGCATGATCAATACGCCACCGCCGCCAAATGTTTCGATGCAGCTTGATATGCGTGGTTGGCGAGCCTCAGATGTGGAAAGTCAGCTCGATCATTATCTCAACGATGCTTACCTAGCCAATCTTTCAGAAGTGCGTTTGGTTCATGGCAAGGGTACGGGGGCGTTGCGCCAAGTTGTACGAACGTTGCTCAAACGCCATCCCTTGGTCGAATCGTACAATAGTGGTAGCCAAGGTGATGGCGGCGATGGCGTAACAATCGCCAAAATGGTTGCCCGTTGA